A stretch of Fluviicola sp. DNA encodes these proteins:
- a CDS encoding amino acid permease, protein MKQNSLFRKKNVRDILASAQQGESDGHEALGKHLKVRDLAAFGIAAIIGAGIFSTIGTASADGGPAVIFLFLFTALACGFAAFAYAEFASMVPVAGSAYTYSYVAFGEIIAWVIGWSLIMEYAIGNVTVAISWSDYFTGMLHGIGIDLPAWIQTDYMTASNGHQEAVSLMNGGKLFENLSTGLKAAHHAWETAPTIGGFHLIFDLPAILIVVLITWLVYRGMKESRNASNLMVVVKLAIILLVIAVGIFYVDTENWSPFAPNGVSGILKGVSAVFFAYIGFDAISTTAEECENPQRDLPRGMMWAIIICTVLYVIIALILTGMVSYKELAVGDPLAYVFEKLDLKWMSGIIAVSAVVAMASVLLVFQMGQPRIWMAMSRDGLLPPKFAKVHPRFKTPSFSTVIVGFVVAIPILFLNLTTVTDLCSIGTLFAFVLVCGGVLVLQNKTDIPRGKFKTPYINGKFVLPVLVIGAGILLFTPEYKAGTMAFIKNEKQLKSVEEVLGELTTEQTLTLKRTVDTKDPEGFKKAENDVENYYSQDEKSEQFYADVQELGRSERSLYSFGFALFAHKIPMWIFLLFTIGITIVTIFKNLSLIPLLGLLSCLYMMAQLKLDNWIAFFIWLVIGLVIYFLYSRKHSKLRLKNS, encoded by the coding sequence ATGAAACAGAATTCCCTTTTCCGTAAAAAAAATGTCCGCGACATCCTGGCATCTGCCCAACAGGGCGAATCCGATGGACATGAAGCCCTTGGAAAGCACCTGAAAGTGCGAGATCTGGCAGCTTTTGGAATTGCGGCAATTATCGGTGCGGGAATTTTCAGTACGATCGGAACTGCAAGTGCCGATGGTGGCCCGGCGGTTATTTTCCTGTTCCTCTTTACGGCCCTTGCCTGCGGATTTGCCGCGTTTGCCTATGCTGAATTTGCATCCATGGTCCCGGTTGCGGGATCTGCTTACACATACTCTTACGTGGCTTTCGGAGAAATCATTGCATGGGTAATCGGCTGGTCGCTGATTATGGAGTACGCAATCGGAAATGTGACGGTCGCCATTTCGTGGAGTGATTATTTTACAGGAATGCTTCATGGAATAGGCATTGATCTGCCTGCCTGGATCCAAACGGATTACATGACGGCTTCAAACGGACACCAGGAAGCTGTTTCTTTGATGAATGGCGGGAAATTATTTGAAAACCTGAGTACGGGCCTGAAAGCTGCGCACCATGCCTGGGAAACTGCTCCGACCATTGGTGGTTTTCACCTCATTTTTGACTTGCCCGCAATCCTGATTGTCGTACTGATTACCTGGCTGGTTTACCGCGGAATGAAAGAAAGCCGGAATGCCAGTAACCTGATGGTGGTGGTAAAACTGGCTATTATTTTGCTGGTAATCGCTGTTGGAATTTTCTATGTGGATACCGAAAACTGGAGTCCTTTCGCTCCGAATGGAGTGTCGGGAATCTTAAAAGGCGTATCCGCGGTTTTCTTTGCTTATATCGGGTTTGACGCCATTTCCACTACTGCGGAAGAATGTGAGAACCCGCAGCGCGATTTGCCACGCGGAATGATGTGGGCCATTATTATTTGTACGGTCCTGTATGTCATTATCGCATTGATCTTAACCGGAATGGTTAGTTACAAAGAATTGGCTGTCGGCGACCCGCTGGCTTATGTTTTTGAAAAACTGGATTTAAAATGGATGTCGGGAATCATTGCTGTATCTGCAGTGGTAGCGATGGCTTCCGTATTGCTAGTTTTCCAGATGGGGCAGCCGCGCATCTGGATGGCAATGAGCCGCGATGGATTACTTCCTCCCAAATTTGCTAAAGTACATCCACGTTTTAAAACGCCTTCGTTCTCCACGGTGATAGTTGGTTTTGTGGTCGCTATTCCTATTTTGTTCCTGAACCTGACAACCGTTACGGATTTATGCAGCATCGGTACCTTATTCGCTTTTGTATTGGTTTGCGGCGGAGTTTTGGTGCTTCAGAACAAGACGGATATTCCGCGCGGAAAATTCAAAACGCCTTATATCAATGGAAAATTCGTACTGCCGGTTTTGGTGATTGGTGCAGGGATTTTGTTGTTTACACCGGAATATAAGGCCGGAACGATGGCATTCATTAAAAATGAAAAGCAACTGAAATCCGTAGAAGAGGTTTTGGGAGAATTGACAACCGAACAAACCCTGACACTGAAACGAACAGTAGATACCAAAGATCCGGAAGGCTTCAAAAAAGCGGAGAACGACGTGGAGAATTATTATTCACAGGATGAGAAGAGCGAACAGTTCTACGCCGATGTGCAGGAATTGGGAAGAAGCGAAAGAAGTTTGTATTCCTTCGGATTCGCCTTATTTGCACACAAAATCCCGATGTGGATTTTCTTGTTGTTTACGATCGGAATCACCATAGTGACCATATTTAAGAACTTGTCATTGATCCCGCTCCTGGGCTTATTGTCGTGTTTGTACATGATGGCGCAGCTGAAACTGGATAACTGGATAGCCTTCTTTATTTGGTTGGTGATCGGTTTGGTAATCTATTTCCTTTACAGCCGGAAACATTCGAAATTGCGATTGAAAAATTCATAA